In one Corallococcus sp. EGB genomic region, the following are encoded:
- a CDS encoding hemerythrin domain-containing protein: MSGPTDFVSLGALHRELEELFLQHQEALMGMDLAAARERLARYRDELTRHLEAEEALLLPELPRAGRIRGAAPELFTGEHQRMRELLTKCQEAVDALDPGAPDYRRAVLRVFDMESTFKHLEHHHSLREETYLFPALDGVLGAEERRALLAAFLARTEPTAPKA; encoded by the coding sequence ATGTCCGGGCCCACCGACTTCGTCAGCCTCGGCGCGCTCCACCGCGAGCTGGAGGAGCTGTTCCTCCAGCACCAGGAGGCGCTGATGGGCATGGACCTCGCCGCCGCGCGCGAGCGGCTGGCGAGGTATCGGGACGAGCTGACGCGGCACCTGGAGGCGGAGGAGGCCCTGCTGCTACCGGAGCTGCCGCGCGCCGGACGGATCCGAGGCGCGGCGCCCGAGCTCTTCACCGGCGAGCACCAGCGCATGCGGGAGTTGCTGACGAAGTGCCAGGAGGCCGTGGACGCGCTGGACCCGGGCGCCCCGGACTACCGCCGCGCGGTGCTCCGGGTGTTCGACATGGAGAGCACGTTCAAGCACCTGGAACACCACCACTCGCTGCGGGAGGAGACGTACCTGTTCCCCGCGTTGGATGGGGTGCTGGGGGCGGAGGAACGGCGGGCCCTGCT